cacacaaagacttgcatgcagatgttcatagcaggattttataatagccccaaagtggaaacaacgtTAGCATCCATTGACTAGTGTAGAGATAAACAGACTGTGGTGTATCTGTACCATGAAATACTCTTGggaatcaaaaaaaagaaaagaagtgcagatacatgctacaatgtggatgatcatcaaaaacattatgctaaatgaaagaaaccagacacaaaaatgCTCCACACTATGCCTACCCCTGCTCCCCTGCACCTCACACAGGTCTCTGCCCTCTGTGTTTGTTTCACGGTGCCCAGCATATTTgcaatatttctttatttattgttaatctttttaatttctgaatcCTACATTGTAATgtaagctccgtgaggacaggtcCTATGTCTGTCTTTATCAGTGTGCCAAAGCTGGCACGCTGCCCGGCACATAGGAAATGTAGATGATCAAGTCaagtccctgcccctctgctGATCAACACTgcctggcccccacccaggtACTGTCACCTCACCGAGCCCCTTTACATGCTGggcctctgtccctctccctgtctccctgagAGCTCTGTCTACACCCCTCCAGGGTCAGACCTCAGTTCAGGGGGCCAGCTCCAATGTCAGTCCTTGGATCCTCCCTAAAGGCCTGGCCCTGGGACCACAGTCACTCTGGCAGATCCACAGGAAGGAGCTGCTGAGGCCTTGCCCAAGCTGCAGAGAATTCTGGGACAGAGGGACTCGGCTTGAGTCCCTGCACTGGGGCTGGAGAGCTGGGTGTGCCTCCTGCCACTGCTGACTGAGAGTTGACAAGCCCCTGCCACCCTGAGAGTCTCCCAGAACCAGGTGGGGACTCCGGGCTGTTATTCTCCACCAGTAAACCCTGTGGGTTGGCCAAGGCGTGTGGGGAACCAGGTCCCCTAGGAGCTCATGGTGTACCAGACCAGGGCCATGTGGGGCTCCTTCCCTGGGGCCCAGATCCCTCCTGCCCCCTGGGGGTTTGCTGCCTGCTCTCTTTGCATCAATCTCCTCTTTTCCACCGCCACCTCCCCACCCTGTTCAGCACGTCCTAATCCTTTGCACACAGCCCTGCTGCCACCAATTAATCCCTGCTGTGTCTGGGAGGCCAGCTGAGAGTAGCAGGAAGAAGGCAGTTGCTGGCTGGTGGACGGCATCTGAGCAGGTAACTCAGGATGGGGGAGGTGGAGGCTCGGTGGGACCCTTGATGGGACCCCCTCCATGCTTTCCTCCTGGCAAGGCATTTAGACTTGGAGAACTGGGCAAGGCTGGAATCCTGAGGCTTCCCTCTCCCCTTGTTGGGGCTCAAACCTTAGTGAACGTCCAAGGCAGCTCGTGAAGTGTGGATTCCAGGTCCTGCAGAAGGTTTAGAGGGGCCTAGGAATCTGCATTTCCCCAGCTCCCCAGAAGATTCTGAAAGGCTGGTGGTCCCAGCACCAGAGTTGCCCTGAGCTACCACTCTCAGGTCCCCCTTCCGCCTGAGCCTCCCTCACCAACATGGAGTCAGCAGGGACATGGCAAAAAGATGGGAGGGACCTACAAGTGTCTCTATCCAGGAGAGAATGGCTGGGTCTGGGAGAAGAAGGGAAGTTGGGAAAGGGGAATGCTTTCCTAGTCATTTCCAGAAGGTTCAGAAACACATGCAGAATTGCTGCCCGCTGGGAAAGGGCTTGCAGGACTGGCCTGCAGAAGCAGCCAATCCTGGGCAAATGTCAGTGCTCCTGGGGTGGATGTGGGATGCTTGGATTTGGTCAGACCTGAGCGTAAACTCAGCTTaaccacttactggctgtgtcactttgggcaagtcagctgacctctctgtgcctccatttccttaaCTGTGAAGCTGTGATGAAAATGCTTATTTTACTGAGGCTGAGTGAGAGGTGGTGAGAATGAGGGTGAGGTGAACACGACATGTGGGGCTGCCTGTGGCTGGCGGGGGCCGGTGGAATCTGCCATTCTAAACATGCAATCTTGGACTCTACCAGCCTTGGAAATCAGTGTCTATACCCCACACCCAGTGAGGAAATGGAAGACGGGAAGTGTCATGTCTGGCTCAAGTTCACCTTTTTGGGTCTGAGTCAGAGACCTGACCCCTTACTCAAAGCTGAAGCTGGGCTGCCAAGGGCAGAGCGGGGACAGAAGTCGGGGCTGTGAGTAGAAGGGCCAGCAGCATggccaggggctgcagggagctGGGCACTGGGGTGGGGAATCCTGGCCCCATGCCTGCCCTTTTCAGCCTGGGGCCAGGGTCtctggcagaggaggggcagggtaGCAGTCTACGAATGCCTTGGCTGCTCACGGCTGAGTGGGGAGCATGCACTGTGCCGGGCGGGGCCTCTGAAGGGCCCTTCGAGGCTGGGAGCTTGCAGATATTGATCTATGTGATGCCCTCTGGGTCAGGCCATCCTGCAGGAATATAGTCATAAGGGCAGGGCTGCCCATTCCCTGAAGATAAATAGTGCCAGAAACTGAACCTGTTGACGGTAGGGCTGGACTATCACAGTAAGCCATGGAAGGGGGGCTTAACTATCATTTTATCTTAAAACtgtttaaattatgaaaataggttaattttatcttatattaaacaaaaaatatttccattcaTATGCTActcaaaatgtgttttaaaacagTTTAAATGGGATTATGCTGAACATGATAGTCTATAATTAGCATTTTTTGCTTGACATCCAACATTTATTAAGCTTTCAGGGTGTACCAGTCACTGTTCTCATCAGTTTACTTTATCCTCACAATAATTTCTGCCAGGTAAGTCCTGTtaacatccccattttacagacaagcaaacagAGGCATGGAGAGTTTAACTGATCTGCTCACAACTGGAGTTTGGAGTGTGTAGATTTTTCCACATGAGTTCAAATAGATCTGCCTTAAAAAATGGCTCCATAGTATTCCAATATTGgatgtattataatttatttaatatgtgCCCCTCTTACAGATGAACAATTAGATACTACCCAATAACCAGTCTCCTACTGCTGGATTATTTAGAGGTTTTTCATCTTTTGCTCTCACACTGGTTGTGACCAACCTCTTTGTACACATATGTCTGTGGGCTTGAGCATTTCTAGAAGGTGAACACCTGGAGGTAGAATTGCAAAAacgtttttaaagaaagaaaaaggaaatatgtgACCCACAAAAGCAGTCCACGAATGATGGGAGGAACTGGGAGGACTCTGGGGAGGCCTAAGGACTCTGTCTCCACAGGTGTCAGAATGTTGAGCTGGGCCCAGAAGGTGCTGCCTCAGCCCCCGGAGGCCCGTTGGAAGAccaagacagaggaggaggagggggcagaacCAGAGCGGGAGCCAGAGACCGAAACAGCCCTTGAAGAGACTGTCCTAGAGGAGGAGTCCCTGGTAAGAGCTGGAGGGTGATGGAGGGCACACTGGCCTTGCTGCTCAGAGAACTCCCAGCTTGGGTCAGCTGCCCCCACGGACTGTCCACAACAGGGAAAGCTGGAGCCAGAAGGAAAAGGAGGTCACCTCATTCCATAAacggccagatagtaaatattttgggctttgtAAGTCATGCCATCTCTGTTaattactcaactctgccacaGTAGTGTGAAAACAGCCAGagacaatatataaatgaatcagcctagatggctgtgttccagtaaaactttgtttacaaaaacaagcaataggctggatttggcccactgGCCATTGTTTGCCAATCTCCAGAGTCTAGAACAGAGCTACTCGAAGTAGCCAGTCTATGAACTGTTTGCTGCTAGTCCCTGATGAGATCAGAAGCCCACCAGATATAAGTCTACTATGTAACTAAGCACACTGCTTTAGTTGTTGACATACAACCTACTGTAAACTGCTTAATAATTGTGGACCAGTGACAGTTTGCAGACTGACACTGGTTCATGGACCGCATTTTGCGCAGCCCTGTTCTACAAATTTCTTCCTTGCCAGTTCTGCATTTAGTAGCTTGATGACACTAATTCAGAAACTCAGACAGATTTGATTTAGCTTCTAATCAATGCCAGGCCTGTGTGCAGTGCTGGGAGCACAGTGATGAGTAAGGCATTGCCCCCTGGGGGTCAGCAGACAATACTTAGCCAGGTCATTCTGCCAGGAGACAAGTGATGAAGGAATGTGATGAGCTCCAAGAACATCCTCAGCTCTACCCTTCTGGGAGGACCATATAGGTGTATAGACTGAGAACTATGAGAGCTCAGAGGAGAGAGCCATCTTCACTCTGGAGACTGAAAGCTGGTGGAGGAGTGCTTCCTAGCCTCAGTGCACGGGGCCAAATTGTAACTGGAGGAGACGAAGACATGGGGCCTCCCTGGTGGAGGAAAGGCTATTACTGGGTAGTGCAGGGTGTGTTTAGGAAGCAGTGTGCTATCCAGATGCAGGGTTGCTGTGCATATGTGTTTGCATGTGCACAACATGTGTATATGCAGGTACACGTGCCTCGTATTCTTAGTGGTATGTTTGTACATACGTGTGCATTAGCAAATTGCACTGGAACATGTGTTGATTCACAAGTGtgtatacacacgtacacacatacatgtttatgtgtgtgtacacacgatTCATGTGCCTGTAGTTCCATGTGCATGTGGGGCATGCTAgtgtatataagtgtgtgtatacGCCTGTTTCTGAGTCTGTGAATGTATTTGTGTGTGCGCATGTATGCTCATGTCTGCATATCTGTGCGTGTGTATACATATGGACATAGTGTCTGCATGTTTGTATATGTacacattttgttcatctgtgCATGTATGCTCAtctatgtgtgtatttgtgtgttggTGCACATGTGAAATGATGTGTTCACAAGTACATTCGTGTGTCAGTGCAAGTGTGCATGAGGATGTGTGTACATGCCTATGTTTATGTGACTGAGCACTTATTTTTGTGTCAGCCCATGTAtgcacgtgtgtacacacacctgTCTCACATATCTGTGCACTGTACACACATGtgcttgtgtgtgtctgtgagtgtgtgtagaTGTATGTGACAGTGAGTGTATATCAGTGCACACACGTTAGTGTGTCCTTGTGCTCGTGCATGCTTGTCTGTgcatgcacacgtgtgcacacagcaGGAAGTGCACTTGTAGACGCAGctgagaggcagagggcagaggctgcATGCCACGCAGCTGCTAGAAGGGGATGGAACATTCGGTGCAGGACATGGAGGGCTCCGGCGGGCAGCTGGGTGTGGGGTGGGCTCCTCTCAGCAGCTCTTCCCCTCAGTTGCCCCGAGGCCTCATAGCTCtaaattttttccctcttttcaggCCATTTGAGTGAGACAGCTTCCTGGGGGATGTGATAGGCCTGGGGGCACCTTAGGGGGATGTGAGGGCCCGGCTCTGGATGAGGGACCCCTGGAGGAAGGGTGTGTCCCAGGTGGAAGGTGAGACCACCAGGATTTACAGAGAGGACTGTGACAAGAGCATTGTTTGGTCttgtggggtgaggggtggggtcagTCGTGGGAGGGTCGGAGGCTACCCCTACCTGAACCAGGCTGGTCTCACTGAGGCTTACGGGGTCCTATTTGAACCCTCCAGCCACCTGAGGAGCCCTGTGTCGGGGAGGAAGTGGCTGCTCCAGGCCCTCAGGGTGAGTGCTGGaagcccaggagggcagggcgGGTGGTGTGGAAGGGCTGTGTTCTCCACTCAGAGCCTAGCTGCAGGCCATGAGGCTGGcaggcccatttcacagatgaagaaactgaggctcagagaagctaaagGTGGGCTCCTGGGGATTTTttagctgagctgagctgggacCCCAGGCTTCTGACTCCCTCAGggttcttccctctcctctgcctccgaCTTGACCTCCCCAGCAGGGTAGAAATGGGTCTCTCTGAGGTTCCAGTTCTAAAGTATGAGGAACTCATTTCCAGAAACCCAGGAGGCTGCCCCTTCTCCACCTACATCCCTCCAGGCCCAAGTCGCTGTGGTTCCTGAAGTGAACAGGTACTGCCCCACTGTCCCTTCTCCTCAGGGCCAGCCCCCTACCCAAGCTAGGGAAACATTaaaggggtggggatgggcccTGCAGTCAGATCTGAGTCACTTCCAAGTAAAGGCCCAGAACATCTTGGGAACTGACTGAAGGGAGCCTCAGACAGATGTGGGGGTCTTCTGGGCCAAATGAACCATATAACCAAGAGAAATGGAGCGTGGGGACCAGAGGTTTCTCAGTGCTTGGGTGAAACACAGGTCCGGTGTGGCCAGAGCTTCTGATTTTCCTAATGAAGACAGAAATCCAGACTTTTACATGAAAACTCCCAGATAGCTCAAACATTTTAGACCACTGGTGCTTGTCCAAGTAAGCATGTCTGCAGCAGGGCTGGCCTCAGACAGCGAGTCTGGGACCCTCATGTTtaggctgaccagcctctgtcACAAGGAAACACCTTATAGGAAACCGTCAACCCTCCCAGAGCACAAGACATGTGCCAAACGCAGGAGGCGCCCCCACCCCCGGAGCCAGGCTAAGGGGGCAGCAGAATGATAGAATTCAGCTGTTTTTACCAAGCATCTGGTGAAGGTGGGCTTGGAATGGCATGGGCACGCCTGGCCTCACTAAGGGTTGGTGTCCTCTATTTTCCAGAGAGGGATACAAGGctccaggagggaggggacaTGTCTGGAGTGTCCCAGTGGGGAATTAGAGGTTTGGGATTCAAACCAAGTTCTTTAGGATGCTGTGAACTGCCACACTGaccagggaggggctgaggaTGTTGAAGGCAGGCCggtatctctgtctctcagtggTCCCAGCGGCTGGGTGCCGACCTGGCTCAGGAAGGGCCTGGAGAAGGTTGTCCCACAGCCCATCCACAGTGACAGGACCGCCCAGAGCACTGCTGCTGGCttggagggtgcagctcaggtACTGCTGGGCGGGAGCTGAGATGGGTTGGGTGGGGAAGGGATTGGGAGGGAGTCCGGCGCACCTGACCTCTCTGCCCATGTCTGTCTGTCCTGGCAGGCAGGAGCACAGATCCTTGGGCATTGCAGCACTGGGGGCTCAGGTAAGGCCAGGAGGCAGGATGGCTTTACAGGGGTGGGCTCAGGGGCTGCTGGGTTGGGTCCTGCTCCCTGGGGAGTCTGCAGGGCCAGAGTGTCTCACCTGACTGGGCCCGGGTTTGAACCTGGATTTGAGCTGGGCTGACTGGGGAGCTCCAGGCTGGCCCCTTGCTGCTGACCATCCTTCTTTCTTCCCCAGGTGGACCCAATGAGgcccccagggcccaggacaCCGGGTGAGTCCCTGTCTTGAGTGCTGGTTTGGGAGCCCCTGAGCCCCATCTGCAGTGTGTGTGGTGGGCTCAGTGTGCCCAGAGCCCAGGGTCCACCACCAGCTcggtgtgtgaccttggacatgccTCTCATCTCTTCTGGACTTCATTTTTCTCAAGCACAAAATGGGGATGATGGGTCCAGTGCTACCCAGGGTTTTTTTGTGCTAATTACTGGGAGATTCCCTtctggggatggagaggaggtGTGGACAAACTCCTCAGAGATGGGCTTCATGCAGGTGGGCACCATGTGGAGCCCAGAGGCAGGGCCTGGGTCACGGTGGGAACATTGGGGTGCCAGGTTTGGCTTCAAAGTCGGCAACAGCTTCGGACTTCTCAGAGCTGACTGAAGGG
This Camelus bactrianus isolate YW-2024 breed Bactrian camel chromosome 9, ASM4877302v1, whole genome shotgun sequence DNA region includes the following protein-coding sequences:
- the CNGB1 gene encoding cyclic nucleotide-gated channel beta-1 isoform X1, with translation MLSWAQKVLPQPPEARWKTKTEEEEGAEPEREPETETALEETVLEEESLPPEEPCVGEEVAAPGPQETQEAAPSPPTSLQAQVAVVPEVNSGPSGWVPTWLRKGLEKVVPQPIHSDRTAQSTAAGLEGAAQAGAQILGHCSTGGSGGPNEAPRAQDTGYGSWLLRWLEQNVEKVLPQPPKIYEGWRDEPVDAALGPEPPGPSLGTKPDPVLQAQESPSLPAPDPPEPKEEPTPDPLPSIQTSSLPPARDSARLVAWLLHRLEMALPQPVLHGKAGEQEPDTPVTCDVQTRVAAAGGL